Genomic segment of Arachis hypogaea cultivar Tifrunner chromosome 16, arahy.Tifrunner.gnm2.J5K5, whole genome shotgun sequence:
TGCTATTATTTAGATGTAAATACTACTTGGTGTGTTTAATTTGTATGGATTTCAGTTCAAGAATGATGTTTTCTGTTTTGTtcttttctttgtatcaagattcTAAGAATGTAAGCATAGTGGTAGTTCCAATCCTAGCATACATCATAGTGTATGCGTGGTTATTGTACAATCAATATAAGAGAATAAAGATGCTTGATTAATGTATGATATTCTTTAAATAGCCAAATCATAGTATTTCATATCAAGATTCATCCTAGAACAAGATATTTTAAACCGTGTAATCAACACTTATATAAAAGGTACAAAATATGATGATTCACACGCACAATTTTCTGTACTTTACATGCAAATTATGTGTAACGTGAGTATAAATCATACTAAATTCGTATATGTATGTGtatgtataaaaaaatttctttatttGATTTCACAAAATTATGTAAGAGTACAGTTATAACAATTAAAAATCTAGTATAAACTTacgtatagtttttttttttttttgtgaggttgatagttaaaaattattagataatttaataaatttgattaaattgtttttaaatgattctcaactatcaacttcatatgaagacgACTACATATAAGGTGTCACTTAAAAATTTGTCTCTTTTCTTTTGTGTCATATGAACTTATTTGTGTCTATGTTCAATGGGTTCCCCATGTTTAATTATGTGCATGTTGTCTAAGGGTAGATTTTCGCCATGATAGGATCAAAGAAGAACAAATAGTCAAAAAAGCAAACAGTTCCTCTCTGAGCTAATCTGATAAGACTTTTTCCACTAAAAATTGAAGATTTAAAAGCCTGATTAAagggtgtattttattttttggttacaTAATTGAGTGTAGTTTGACAAAGGCTTTCCAGAAGAGTAATCTGTTTGATAATGTGCATAGCTTTATCCAACATTAAATTGTGGTGTGACTCCATTCCAACATTTATAATATGCCCAACAACCGGGAAAGAACTTGTCATCCCATTGTTAGCACTTAGCAGAGTTAATTTCTTTGtccttttcattatttttctttctgcTATTATCAAGGTGTCTCCATGAATTTGTTTtataagagaaaaagagaaatacaAAGTCTTTCAAAATTTAACcttatttatgttttttgttatttggaaGGTTTTGGAAGAACTTTTTCAACCCTTCAGAATTCTTCTAAGCATACATTTTCTAGTTTCTAAAATTGGTGGTATTTTAATAAGATTCACAAAATTAGTACAATTCTATTTTTGTCAAATTATGATAATTTCACACcatctaataaaacataaaatataaaaaaatatagcaaAAACCAAAAAGCATTTGTTTCCTTTTTCCTCTTGTCTATTTTATTGCCAATTAGAAAAAGTTCTAATAAATATAAAGTCTGAACTTCTTgttcactttctttttctctaaAGCTCTCACTTTCCTAATTAATTCCCTCAAACTCACAAAATACATTACTAGAGAAAGactttagaaaatagattttaagcaCTTTGTTAAAATTGTGCATAGCAGAAAAAACAATTACTAGTTGCAAAATTGCAACTTAATAGTTAGaataaaaatgtgattttaaaaCCCTCAATTATCGGTGTTAATTATTAACTAATCtctttgaaattttaataatcaaCTAACATAACTAACATAAATAAAACGACTATGCTActtacacaccaaaaataaaccataaaatcggtcattcgtataaaatatatgtttaaaatatatgtttgaaaatgagttaaacaatACATATGTTTATATACACAATGTACCTGATTTGAtggttgattttttttgtatagaaATAGCATTTTTGATATAAAGAAAAGGGGGCCAAATAATAGTATCCATAGTGAAATACCTACCAAAATATCTCCCAAGACACATAATGAAACTCGCAGAAATTTCACTTAATATATTTCTGAGACTGATCCATTTACATGAAATGATGTGTTTTTTTACTTCTAATTGGCAGCACCACGCATCATATGGCCAGTGATGAGCATCCCTTGAACAATCAACTCAGAAGACTACGAATGCGATGAGATGTATCAACCAACTTACAGTTCTAACAAGAcgggaaaaaaatataaaaaaaaaggataCATCAATGAGGATGAAGTCAGAATCAAACATCCCTCAAAGTAAGtagtaagaaaaaaaaagaaagaaactgaTGATGCTGAAGCATACAAGAAGCTTTACAAAAATGAAAGTGTgaatatgtatacatatataagGGACTCGAATGCTCGAATTCTTTCAGTGCCCTTGAAAGCTtgtattatgagagaaaaacacaatttatTGGGGAGGGACCTACCATTACCTTTGCAGGGTCCACCAATTTTATAGATATGCATCTTTTGTCTCCCTTTTCCAAACTCATTAGGGAAGAGATTATCCAGTTCAAAAGGAAAATGAGAGACCCAAAATTGAATACAAGTAGATTAATCTCCGACATTTGAATCGGTTTTAGACATTTGAATCGGTTTTAAACCCTGAGCTCGCTCTATTGGCTGGCACCTTCTGCAGCGCCCGATCCGGTTAAGTTCTCACCAACCTCACTCTTGCAAAGAGGGCACAATGCATTTATCTTTAACCACTTGTCTACACAGTCTTTGTGAAAAAGATGAGAACAAGGCAATTCTCGCAGCTCATCATTATTTTCATACTTTGCCAGGCAGATGCAGCAAACCTGCAGACATCAACAGAGCCGGTAAGGTGCAGCAGATCAATAAGGGATTAGGCAGGATAACATGAAGAAGAATTCAACAATAGCATCAAACCAAACCAAGTGTAGATTACCTGATTTCATGAACGCTAAAACAtttataccataaaaaaataaataaataagacaaGATTTATAAATGGGAAGAGGTGTAGAAGCTAAGGTATGATAATTGTGAAttgtaacatatatatataattttcaagctcattattttttaacaatatcaagcttattatttatatttataaaactaaaaaattacaCCATGAACTCTCTTAGATAAATTTTGCCAAATTATAGTATATGTAAATTACTATCATGGACATTGCATCGAATTTAAGAAATAAAGGTTGCAAGAATCTTTTTGTCCAATAAAAGAGTGAACCTTGATAAACTTTACCCCAAGGAAAAGGTTAGCCTTCCccccatatatatatacacacacagaTCTGTTAAAGAATAAAATCTTCGCGGATAGAGGGACATGGTGTAACTAGACAAAAAGAGCTAGCATGCCAGAATTTTCATGAAGTACTCCCAAATAATTAAAGATTAGATAGTAGTATAGTACTTACTGCATCATCTCCAGATATCACTCGCTCCTTTTCAGTTCCTGCAGCTACAACTCCCCCATCAACAACAGCTGAGTTACTGTCGccacttcttttatttttcttcatcttgAACTTGTAAGTTGGCAGGGCATTTATGGATTCAGAAGTTGCCCCTCTGTTTTGTGACATATCCTCTCTAACGCCAAGGATGGAGATAATACAAGGGAGACAACAGCAGATTGTTGAACAGAGAATGAAGGGCATAGCATAACCAATACAGCTAAAGGCGAGAAACACTATACATAACCTGCAACAAAAGGAAGCAGACATTAGTtgagaaatccttgaaaaatcaGATGAAATCAAGAGCTAATGGAAGGTTATACGCCTAACCTATACAAGTTAGGAGCTTCATCAGCAGACGAACGTCCTCCAAAGATCCATACATTTCCAACAACAAACCATATAGCAAAAAAGCAATCTAAAGATATTTTGAAGTATTCCACTAGTGTCTTCATTCTGCAGAACAAGTATTAATACAGGTTTAGGAGTTTCATAAACTACTTACAAGTTACACGGTTAAGTtacaagcatagaaaaatagggtAGGAGTAAACAATGACAAGCATGATAGAGGAAAACAACTGCTTAAATTTAAGAAAGATTGTCAAATTGATCCATCAGGTTGCCAACATTCAGAAACTCTTAAATCTTAATGAAACAAAACGTCAAGATTTATTCAAAACACGGAACCATAAGTAGATTAACCTGTTAAGTTGGAGACTTGTTGGAAAGCTATACTACCTTACCATTACTGAACAAAATATTCCTTTGTTTTAACTGCATTTAGTTATGTCCTACTTTCTCCATGTGATACCCATTGAGGTTATACAATTTGAATAATTAGGTAGAAAGAATTACCAGGTGCAAGACATTTCTAAATTGGTTTTTGGACACAAATGAGGCTATGTGACCCTCACATAGACAATGCACTTTAGGATACTGCATAATGATTGGAATGGAGGCAACTGAGTTTATTTGGAAGAGAAACAATTTCAAGAACCAGTGCAAAAGTAGCGTACTGGGTCATGGCAATGGTGAGTAACACGTGAACTTAAACTACAGAAACGTTTCCCCCTAAAATTGAGATCGAGGCACTGAGAAGTTAAGAAAATGCAAGTGCTTTGACATAATAGGAAAACCTTGCACATTGTTAGAGACTTGGGTAATATGGGGTGCCCAATGTCCCATATCGTGTAATATGGGATGCTTGATGTTGCATTTAAGAAGAATGGTTCTTTCTGCTTAATATCTAGCTTTTAAGGTGTGGCTTCCTACTTTTCCTAGATACCTAACAATGGCATAGAGGCTAGGTTGTTGGTAGCACGAACGACTACCTATAGGCTAGATTAAGGTGAATACTAAATATTAGTAGTCAATAGCAAGTGGCTACCGCTGGTCAAAGTCGAAAGAGTGAAACCTCCATGGACGTCAACTCTCAGCTAGTGTATTGTTAGGGACTTGGGTAATATGAGGTGCCCCAAGTCCCCCATCAAGTAATATGGATACTTGATGTTTTATTTAAAGAGAGTAGTTCTTCCCCCTTAATAGCTAGCTTTTAAGGTGTGGTTTCCACTTTAGGTACTTAAAACACATTGCCTAAAGTCTGGTGTTTAATAtgtagaataataataaataacagaATTCTCACTTCAATATTTCATCAGAGAAGACTTTGCCTGAATATCTGGTTACTACATGTGTCAACTGCAATCATTATATAGCATATGCATTCACTAAGTCCCTAACAGGACATCAGATTAGCTACATTTGGAAAGGGGTTAAAGGGGATGTATGGAGATGTGGGTAAAGATATTATTTACAAATTCCCTCCCTCCTTTGTTTAAACATCCATTTTTACTATCATAACTAGAATATTGCAGGACCATTTATTTTGCTGATTCATTTCTGAGTTAGTGATTTTTCTATGATTATATGAAATAACGTTATCATAAACGATGAGCAACGATAACTAACTCACTACCTTCTGTTTGTCAATGGTGAAGCTTGATTGCTTCTGGACAGTGAAGCAGCAGCTTGACCATCTGCTCCTCCATTACTTCTGGAACTGGAATGAAATGTCCCCGAAGGATCATTAACCCGAGGAGATGTTTGACGGGTTTGGGGTGAATCTTGATCTCGACTTTGGTTATGATGATAATACCGCCAATAAAGCAGAGGTAGGGTAGCAAGACATCCACTTGCATAACCCACAATCCACGCAAACAATGGGGAACGTGGATGCTCGTGCCTTGACAAAGACAATACAACAATTGATGCAACGATTTGACTTACTAAGAGTGCTAGTTCTACAGATATCCACAACCCCGAATGCACTGGACTCCTACTCCGGCGTGAATCTCCACGTCTGATGAACGAAGAATTCCTGGAGTTTGATCCATTGGATCCATTGTTGGATAAAACCGAAGGCTGGGAAACAGGTACTCTCACACTGCCCGCTCTCTCTACATGCTGTGATGTATCCACACCATTAGAATGTCTATCATGAGCTGAGCCTGAAGTGGAAGCATCACCGTTTCCAGCTATGTTAATGTCTATGATATGCTGATTGTCATTCAACCTCTCCGGCTGCACGATCATATGCTGATTGCTGTTCAAGCTACCCAGCCGCTCCATCAACAACGGAGATGTGTCAGGTGGACCTTCAATATGCACTTCTGGTGCGAGAACATGCATCTAACTCCAGCACCAACACAAGAAGCCGCCAATGAAGCATGAAACTTCAAAAACCAGGAAACAAAGTACAGAACCTTTCAAATACAAATCTCTGAGCTGTGTGGAAACAAATGGTGAACCGTTCTGATTAGCACAACTCTGAGACTTCCATCTGTTAAGCAAATATTAAATTGTCAATTTCCAAAGCCATAGTTGCCTTCTGTTATCACAACACATAACATATACACTAACAATATTAACATCTGTCCacataaaaaagatatttaaattaaaacagtATAAGATAACAACATAAAGCATCTAATGGTTGCTTACAAAAGGAGAAAGGCACATTCCCGAATTAATGTTTCCCAGTTATATATAAATATCATAAAGTTCATAAATATCTTATAACAAAGATGATACTAAACCCTCTCTGCATctcaaaaacctaaaaaattaaattaaattaaattaacaaaattgGACACAGGAATTTCTTTCAACAAAATACCACCGCTAATTTTCATCATCGTCGACGTGTCTTTCATCTTGTTGAAGAATTAAGCAAAATTcagtaacaaaaattaaaaattaaaaggcgATACCTGAAGAAGAAGTGAAGGAAGCGGTGAATCCGGTGCTTGAATTTTTTTACTTATGAATCGGTGAAACTCGAGAGAGAAGAGTGAGATGGAAGAGAGGGATAGAAGCGGCGTTGACTAGGAGCGAATTAGAGAGCAAAACGACTGCGTATAATGAGATGGGAAAAGCGCGTCGGAGAGGAGTAGAGGACCAAGAAATGGAGATTGGAAACGACAGAGAGAAAAGGGCTAAACGGCGCCGTATAAAGTAAGGGGTGGTGACGGAAGAAAAGAGGGGAAGGTGTCGTAATCAAAAGGGTGCCAAGCGCACCTCCACTGCTTCCCTTCCAGGTCATGCCTCACCGTATCTTCTTCTCCCTACATTATTAGTGCTCATTAGGCAAAAACTATCTTATTGTTGTATTAAGTTGATTGATGAAAAttgttaaatataatataattaaatatattaaattatttaataatttttaattataaattttatataaaaataattatatgtgaatctttatatgtttattattattttttttagtaaaaaaaataaataatgtattgaaaaaatagagaatctaatattttttgtataatatagtaattttttttaaaaagatataagtataaaaaattaatttttaattagttaatataaacttattttttatttattgtaaatTGTTTTAACCCTATTTTTTGGAGAGTTTAagattaagatttagaatttaaaatttaaaatttaaaaatttattagagTTTTaactttataataaaataataatttcaaaaaattagttGATACTTGATAATAGTCAAGAAAAATTGACTTTCTAATTAAaggattttttatattatattctaaattaaatatttaagttCTAATATATgatatagtatatatataaaaatatattttttgtctttaaatttttttaaaaaatttttaaaatatttataatatttaatttgattaaattttatctttaatatttttaaataaattttaattttatctttgtcAATTGTAAGTAGTCAactatctttttgtttttgtccttaatctcatctcattatcatcatcatttgtCTCCTAATACACTTTTCCACCACTATAAGAAAAACGGTTAATACTGTCGAATTTAGCGTCAGATATTAGTGACGGATTTATGATAAATctcaattttagaatttattttgtgttgaatttagtggGTTTCATCAAttcttttcacacttattcatataagtGGCATACTTTTATGATTTCTTCCTAATTATGCTTtatagttgaaaacatgctttcaacaccttaaaaatactaaattttaattctctcctattaccattcgatgccgtaatatgtttgttaagtgatttcaggatctaTAGGGaaagaatgacttagaggatggaaatgaagcatgcaaaagtggaaggaatatgaAGAATataagttttgagaagctggttcTTGCGCATACACGTCACTTTCGCGTATGCGTGACATTTGCAAAGTTTAACTGATGcgtacacgtacgcgtgacatgcagtGTGTGATCTCATCAGAATTGCACGTGCTAGCGATTTCTGGACCTTTCTTGGGTTCAAATCAACTCAATTATGAATGGAGAAAGGCCAAAAATTGAAGGGGAGAAGGGAGTCAATAAAGCATACACACAATTAGACTTAATTTAGctagtttttgttctttattttctagagAAAGAAACTcccacttctctctaggtttagtGCCTTTTGATTAtcttttgtttgaatttttgaattagaacttgttaattctaattttattgtcTTAATTTTAGTTTCTCTAGTTCTAATTTTACTTAATTCCTTTGTTAGTATTGTGTTCTTCTCCTTAGTTATCTCTTATTTCTCATTTTGTGGACCTTGTTAATTTTGAATTCTCGTTAATGCATTGAGGTTTTTATGTGTTAtagttttagttgagttgttattgttgataattgttagttggtagctttaatttctatttaattttgcaATTTAGTTATGTCTTAGACTATTACacatcaagtgtttgataaattgttttcactagttatggagtagttTCATATAGTCTTGGCTtaagctaagggaattgagtaatTTTGAGTAACTGGGTCTAATTggattgatgatttgggaacTCTTGTTGGTCAATTTGATATCCATTAACACTAGTCTACtactaagtgtgtgtttggattacagtttgcaaaACAGAGTttacataaaattgattttgtaaaattgattttgatgataagttagtttgggttaacgtgatttatgtttggtaatctttatatcaaaattgattataataaaataaatgttgtttggattatactactcaaaatcacttttagatgaaaaattactaaaatagacatcaatttTATATACCTGCAAAATcagaatactataaaaaataatataaaaaatatttatcatataaataaaataaatacaataaaaaataaaaatataaaagagagtactataaattttataatgtcacacaaaaagaaaatattctataattttttttagtattgtcagtgctctttaatttagtattattttagactataaatttttattatttatgactctattattacttataattaattttttatttattttgtcctttttttataggatcataatttatatttttcaaaattttgataataaacgtagtatataataattacaattacaaattttacaaattcagaataaaaaataaaaaaattaatacaaaacaaaaatagagtacatcaaagaatagaaaaaaaattatacagataagaaataataaaaattccataaaaccaacaacatatatcatatgaacaaaaaaataccataaaacgtaaataaaattcatatgaataaaatcaaataaaaataaaaaaatttcaatttgtcagtgattgaaataaatatgaacgattttgatgaaaaaaaaaatggaattaaaaaattataaagaagtaGGAAGAACTACAAAGAATGACTGTGAAGATAATAGTTACTAGTATCATtcttatagaagaaaatgaagggtaggattggtaaaaaagaaatattttagctTCTCCTAAACGTGAAACGTGAAACGTGAAACGCAGAAGCTACAAATTTGAGCTTCTCCTAAACGTGGGTTCAGAGGCAGAATCAATTCTGCATTCACAAAgataaaaattgccaaacatcaaagtgaaactttcaagaagctcaAACGAGCTTCTCTCCTCCCCAACgtgtttgccaaacacaccctaagttaattagtagctaggttgagatttatggattgatgt
This window contains:
- the LOC112755513 gene encoding E3 ubiquitin-protein ligase At1g12760, whose amino-acid sequence is MHVLAPEVHIEGPPDTSPLLMERLGSLNSNQHMIVQPERLNDNQHIIDINIAGNGDASTSGSAHDRHSNGVDTSQHVERAGSVRVPVSQPSVLSNNGSNGSNSRNSSFIRRGDSRRSRSPVHSGLWISVELALLVSQIVASIVVLSLSRHEHPRSPLFAWIVGYASGCLATLPLLYWRYYHHNQSRDQDSPQTRQTSPRVNDPSGTFHSSSRSNGGADGQAAASLSRSNQASPLTNRRMKTLVEYFKISLDCFFAIWFVVGNVWIFGGRSSADEAPNLYRLCIVFLAFSCIGYAMPFILCSTICCCLPCIISILGVREDMSQNRGATSESINALPTYKFKMKKNKRSGDSNSAVVDGGVVAAGTEKERVISGDDAVCCICLAKYENNDELRELPCSHLFHKDCVDKWLKINALCPLCKSEVGENLTGSGAAEGASQ